The following are encoded in a window of Strigops habroptila isolate Jane chromosome 9, bStrHab1.2.pri, whole genome shotgun sequence genomic DNA:
- the LOC115612686 gene encoding nuclear pore glycoprotein p62-like has product MSQFSFGTGAAGGGFALGTPSTAATTTATATTGFSFASSAPAASGAFSFGSAAQTAASSQPSGLFSFSRPAATAAQPAGFSFGTPGTGSAAPAASVFQLGSNAPTVNFGGSAAAPATGITGGFAFGSSAPTSAPSSQAAAPSGFVFGSAGTSTTAQSGTTGGFTFSSSTTTQAGAANVSIGAAAPQTAPAGLSFGAAPAAAATSAATLGAATQSAAPFSLGGQSTGLNFGLLTSTAATSAPTATLTTSTSSGPALSFGAKLGVTSTAATTASTSTTSVLGSTGPTLFASVASSAAPASSTTTGLSLGAPSTGTASLGTLGFGLKAPGTTSAATTSTATGTTTASGFALNLKPLTTTGATGAVTSTAAITTTTSTSAPPVMTYAQLESLINKWSLELEDQEKHFLHQATQVNAWDRMLIENGEKISSLHREVEKVKLDQKRLDQELDFILSQQKELEDLLTPLEESVKEQSGTIYLQHADEERERTYKLAENIDAQLKRMAQDLKDIIEHLNTSGGPADTSDPLQQICKILNAHMDSLQWIDQNSAVLQRKVEEVTKICESRRKEQERSFRITFD; this is encoded by the exons atgaGCCAGTTCAGCTTTGGGAcgggcgcggcgggcggcggcttCGCTCTGGGCACGCCCAGCACCGCCGCGACCACCACGGCCACGGCCACGACCGGCTTCTCCTTCGCCTCGTCCGCGCCCGCGGCCTCGGGGGCCTTCAGCTTCGGGAGCGCGGCGCAGACGGCCGCCAGCAGCCAGCCCTCCGGGCTGTTCTCCTTCAGCAGGCCTGCGGCGACCGCCGCGCAGCCCGCCGGCTTCAGCTTCGGGACGCCGGGCACGGGCAGCGCGGCTCCGGCAGCGAGCGTGTTCCAGCTGGG ATCAAATGCACCAACAGTAAACTTCggaggcagtgctgctgctccagccacgGGAATCACAGGGGGCTTTGCATTTGGTAGCTCTGCACCGACCAGCGCGCCCTCGAGtcaagcagcagctccttctggCTTTGTGTTTGGATCTGCTGGCACAAGCACCACGGCTCAGTCCGGGACAACGGGAGGGTTTAccttttccagcagcaccacGACTCAGGCCGGAGCAGCCAACGTGAGCATCGGCGCTGCAGCGCCGCAGACAGCGCCCGCGGGGCTGAGCTTTGgagcagcacctgcagctgctgccacctctgctgccaCCTTGGGAGCTGCAACCCAGTCTGCAGCCCCCTTCAGCCTCGGGGGGCAGAGCACAG GCCTAAACTTCGGGTTATTAACTTCAACTGCAGCTACTAGTGCACCCACTGCGACACTGACCACAAGCACCAGCTCGGGACCTGCTCTATCCTTTGGGGCCAAACTTGGAG tAACATCCACTGCTGCTACAACTGCCTCTACCAGCACAACCTCCGTTCTTGGCTCAACGGGGCCAACTTTGTTTGCATCTGTAGCAAGTTCTGCAGCCCCAGCATCATCTACCACCACAGGCCTCTCAC TTGGTGCCCCTTCCACTGGGACAGCCAGTCTTGGGACGCTTGGGTTTGGGTTAAAAGCTCCTGGAACGACAAGTGCTGCCACAACAAGCACTGCCACTG GCACCACTACTGCTTCTGGCTTTGCTTTGAATCTTAAGCCATTAACTACAACTGGTGCCACTGGAGCTGTGACTTCTACAGCTGCCATCACCACAACAACAAGCACCAG CGCGCCCCCAGTGATGACCTATGCCCAGCTGGAGAGTTTGATCAACAAGTGGAGCCTGGAACTGGAAGACCAGGAGAAACACTTTCTCCATCAAGCTACACAAGTTAATGCCTGGGATCGGATGCTGATAGAGAATGGAGAGAAG ATTTCTTCATTGCACAGAGAAGTAGAGAAAGTGAAGCTTGATCAGAAGAG ACTGGATCAGGAACTGGACTTCATCCTGTCCCAGCAGAAGGAGCTTGAAGACTTGTTGACCCCTCTGGAGGAGTCTGTGAAGGAGCAGAGCGGGACCATCTACTTGCAACACGCAGATGAAGAACGGGAGAGGAC TTACAAACTGGCTGAAAACATAGATGCTCAGTTGAAGCGCATGGCTCAAGATCTGAAGGACATCATTGAGCACTTGAATACGTCAGGAGGCCCAGCAGACACGAGTGACCCG ctTCAGCAGATCTGTAAGATCCTGAACGCACACATGGATTCATTGCAGTGGATTGACCAGAACTCAG CTGTGTTGCAGAGGAAGGTAGAAGAGGTGACAAAGATCTGCGAGAGCCGCCGCAAGGAGCAAGAGCGCAGTTTCCGGATCACATTTGATTGA
- the DNAAF6 gene encoding protein PIH1D3, whose protein sequence is MDSVSTASSLQYLAKLLSDAPGGDDDDDEHRLHSPVNAMTPASIGPAKKENAGTFQVKSENSKTIWNTEEVPEGSEYDDTWDPREQPEYQILFKQRVGTEDVLFGMSRKDPSTACCEDIVIKIKLPETKNSDITLDIQDKVLDLRTPKKKLLLHLPYRVDSKNGKARFLSEEETLEVTLRVLREFDFINFG, encoded by the exons ATGGACAGTGTTTCCACAGCCTCTTCTCTGCAATACCTTGCCAAACTGCTTAGTGATGCTCCAGGAggagatgatgatgatgatgaacaCAGG ctgcaCTCTCCTGTTAATGCCATGACTCCTGCTAGTATTGGaccagcaaagaaagagaacGCTG GTACTTTTCAGGTGAAAtctgaaaacagtaaaactATTTGGAATACAGAGGAGGTCCCAGAAGGATCTGAATATGATGATACCTGGGACCCTAGAGAACAGCCCGA GTATCAGATTTTATTCAAACAACGTGTGGGAACAGAGGATGTCTTATTTGGGATGAGCAGGAAAGACCCCTCCACAGCCTGCTGTGAAGATATAGTG attaaaatcAAACTGCCAGAGACGAAGAACTCAGACATCACATTAGATATTCAGGACAAGGTTCTTGACCTTCGAACTCCCAAAAA gaagctgctgctgcacctccCCTACCGTGTAGACAGCAAGAATGGGAAAGCTCgttttctctctgaagaggAGACCTTGGAAGTCACCTTGAGAGTGTTGAGGGAGTTTGATTTCATAAATTTTGGTTGA
- the RBM41 gene encoding RNA-binding protein 41, whose product MRRVNSSLSSDELLLEDLETEGERQLKSLLHHQLDTTVSIEQCKSKRRCFAPAAFYKPFGEEAAGALTLSQFQALQENNKETASLRELGLSDSEILLWKNRASTAKGSGLGAAPEATQDRLHAIQEKMEERQRILALPQRFAGSKQLSRREMEIENALFQGTDRHSFLRALYHEDDTQKRITDVKDPMVHLESVYQELLSKKRPEEVQPTKSDPCLCPSPALQGPVAEESSLPDQEEQAEQERSPSLPAASPHQPPPGVVVIKDPVEFVPEEEICKNRLSEEELRNIPRFSSYHPGHPSKVLYLKNLGPRVMMKDLVSLFARFQKEDSPPIQFRLLSGRMRGQAFITFHDVQSAQDAMHLVNGYKLQGKPLVIEFGKSKGHSPKADSAIPCSSAGENPPAK is encoded by the exons ATGCGGCG GGTCAACAGCAGCCTGTCCAGTGATGAGCTCCTCTTGGAAGACTTGGAGACAGAAGGAGAGAGGCAGCTGAAGAGCCTCCTTCACCACCAGCTCGATACCACTGTCTCCATCGAGCA ATGCAAGTCAAAGCGGAGATGCTTTGCCCCTGCAGCTTTTTACAAGCCTTTTGGGGAAGAGGCTGCGGGGGCTTTGACCCTGTCGCAGTTCCAGGCCCTGCAGgagaacaacaaagaaactGCCTCTCTCCGGGAGCTGGGGCTCTCTGACTCGGAGATCCTGCTCTGGAAGAATCGGGCTTCAACAGCAAAG GGctctgggctgggagcagccccgGAGGCCACGCAGGACCGACTCCATGCCATCCAGGAGAAGATGGAAGAGCGTCAGCGCATCCTGGCTCTGCCGCAGCGGTTTGCTGGCAGCAAGCAGCTGAGCCGGCGGGAGATGGAGATTGAAAATGCCCTCTTCCAGGGAACAGACCGGCACTCCTTCCTCCGGGCGCTCTACCACGAAG ATGACACTCAGAAGAGGATAACAGATGTGAAGGACCCCATGGTTCATCTGGAGAGTGTTTACCAAGAGCTGCTAAGCAAGAAGCGTCCTGAAGAAGTCCAGCCTACCAAGAGTGACCCATGCTTgtgcccttccccagccctgcaggggcCTGTGGCTGAGGAGTCATCACTTCCAGACCAGGAAGAGCAGGCAGAACAGGAAAGAAGTcccagcctgcctgcagcaagTCCCCACCAGCCCCCTCCAGGTGTTGTGGTTATCAAAGACCCTGTAGAGTTTGTCCCAGAAGAGGAAATCTGCAAGAACCGTCTCTCAGAGGAAGAACTCCGGAATATCCCCCGCTTCTCGTCCTACCACCCTGGGCACCCCAGCAAG GTGCTGTACTTGAAGAATCTGGGCCCTCGAGTGATGATGAAGGACCTAGTGTCCTTGTTTGCTCGATTCCAGAAGGAGGACAGCCCACCAATCCAGTTCCGCCTCCTGAGTGGCCGGATGAGGGGTCAGGCTTTCATCACCTTCCATG ATGTTCAGTCGGCGCAGGACGCCATGCACTTGGTGAACGGGTACAAGCTGCAGGGGAAGCCACTGGTCATTGAATTTGGGAAAAGCAAAGGGCATTCACCAAAGGCTGACTCTGCCAtcccctgctcctctgctggaGAGAACCCTCCTGCTAAGTAA
- the LOC115612685 gene encoding nuclear pore glycoprotein p62-like, producing the protein MSQFSFGTGAAGGGFALGTPSTAATTTATATAGFSFASSAPAASGGFSFGSAAQTAASSQPSGLFSFSRPAATAAQPAGFSFGTPGTGSAAPAASVFQLGANAPKLSFGGSAAAPATGITGGFAFGSSAPTSAPSSQAAAPSGFVFGSAGTSTTAQSGTTGGFTFSSSTTTQAGAANVSIGAAAPQTAPAGLSFGAAPAAAATSAATLGAATQSAAPFSLGGQSTGLNFGSLTSTAATSVPTATLTTSTSSGPALSFGAKLGVTSTAATTASTSTTSVLGSTGPTLFASVASSAAPASSTTTGLSLGAPSTGTASLGTLGFGLKAPGTTSAATTSTATGTTTASGFALNLKPLTTTGATGAVTSTAAITTTTSTSAPPVMTYAQLESLINKWSLELEDQEKHFLHQATQVNAWDQTLIENGEKITSLHREVEKVKLDQKRLDQELDFILSQQKELEDLLTPLEESVKEQSGTIYLQHADEERERTYKLAENIDAQLKRMAQDLKDITEHLNTSRGPADTSDPLQQICKILNAHMDSLQWIDQNSAVLQRKVEEVTKVCESRRKEQERSFRITFD; encoded by the exons atgaGCCAGTTCAGCTTCGGGAcgggcgcggcgggcggcggcttCGCTCTGGGCACGCCCAGCACCGCCGCGACCACCACGGCCACGGCCACGGCCGGCTTCTCCTTCGCCTCGTCCGCGCCCGCGGCCTCGGGGGGCTTCAGCTTCGGGAGCGCGGCGCAGACGGCCGCCAGCAGCCAGCCCTCCGGGCTGTTCTCCTTCAGCAGGCCTGCGGCGACCGCCGCGCAGCCCGCTGGCTTCAGCTTCGGGACGCCGGGCACGGGCAGCGCGGCTCCGGCAGCGAGCGTGTTCCAGCTGGG gGCAAATGCACCCAAATTAAGCTTCggaggcagtgctgctgctccagccacgGGAATCACAGGGGGCTTTGCATTTGGTAGCTCTGCACCGACCAGCGCGCCCTCGAGtcaagcagcagctccttctggCTTTGTGTTTGGATCTGCTGGCACAAGCACCACGGCTCAGTCCGGGACAACGGGAGGGTTTAccttttccagcagcaccacGACTCAGGCCGGAGCAGCCAACGTGAGCATCGGCGCTGCAGCGCCGCAGACAGCGCCCGCGGGGCTGAGCTTTGgagcagcacctgcagctgctgccacctctgctgccaCCTTGGGAGCTGCAACCCAGTCTGCAGCCCCCTTCAGCCTCGGGGGGCAGAGCACAG GCCTAAACTTTGGGTCATTAACTTCAACTGCAGCCACTAGTGTACCCACGGCAACACTGACCACAAGCACCAGCTCGGGACCTGCTCTGTCCTTTGGGGCCAAACTTGGAG tAACATCCACTGCTGCTACAACTGCCTCTACCAGCACAACCTCCGTTCTTGGCTCAACGGGGCCAACTTTGTTTGCATCTGTAGCAAGTTCTGCAGCCCCAGCATCATCTACCACCACAGGCCTCTCAC TTGGTGCCCCTTCCACTGGGACAGCCAGTCTTGGGACGCTTGGGTTTGGGTTAAAAGCTCCTGGAACAACAAGTGCTGCCACAACAAGCACTGCCACTG GCACCACTACTGCTTCTGGCTTTGCTTTGAATCTTAAGCCATTAACTACAACTGGTGCCACTGGAGCTGTGACTTCTACAGCTGCCATCACCACAACAACAAGCACCAG TGCACCTCCGGTGATGACCTATGCCCAGCTGGAGAGTTTGATCAACAAGTGGAGCCTGGAACTGGAAGACCAGGAGAAACACTTTCTCCATCAAGCTACACAAGTTAATGCCTGGGATCAGACACTGATAGAGAATGGAGAGAAG ATTACTTCGTTGCACAGAGAAGTAGAGAAAGTGAAGCTTGATCAGAAGAG ACTGGATCAGGAACTGGACTTCATCCTGTCCCAGCAGAAGGAGCTTGAAGACTTGTTGACCCCTCTGGAGGAGTCTGTGAAGGAGCAGAGCGGGACCATCTACTTGCAACACGCAGATGAAGAACGGGAGAGGAC TTACAAACTGGCTGAAAACATAGATGCTCAGTTGAAGCGCATGGCTCAAGATCTGAAGGACATCACTGAGCACTTGAATACATCAAGAGGCCCAGCAGACACGAGTGACCCG ctTCAGCAGATCTGTAAGATCCTGAACGCACACATGGATTCATTGCAGTGGATTGACCAGAACTCAG CCGTGTTGCAGAGGAAGGTAGAAGAGGTGACAAAGGTCTGCGAGAGCCGCCGCAAGGAGCAAGAGCGCAGTTTCCGGATCACATTTGATTGA